Below is a window of Leptospira saintgironsiae DNA.
TTTTACGAATTTGGAATAGAAATCCATTATTTTCTTACGATGTACTCTTGCGCAAAAGGAGGAAGAGTAAATGCAGCCTTATGGATCTCGGTAGAGTAATATTTTAAACCTTTTGGAACTCTATTCGGATCAGGTTGAACCTTATACGGGTCTGGTCCTTTAGAGCAGTAAGTGAATCCTATGATTCCAGAAGGATAAGTAGGAACCACTGTGAAATAATATCCGCAGTGATTGAAAACTTCCGGAATGAATTGGAATAATTCCCTAATTATTTTTCCGTGATAGTAAAAACTTTCCGCCTGACTGGTACAGATCCCTCCTTGTTTTAAGGAAGCAGCCATTGTCTCATAGAAAGGTCTTTTGAATAAAACTTCTGCAGGGCCAACAGGATCGGAAGAGTCAACGCAGATCACATCGAAATATTCTTTATAATCCTGAACGTATTTTGCTCCGTCTTCGTATGCGTGTTTGACTCTAGGGTCTTTCATCGCATTTGCGATCTCAGGAAAATATTCGTAACAAACGTCTACAACTCCCTTGTCTATCTCGCAAAGATGTACTTCTTTTACGGAAGGGTGTTTTAGGATCTCACGAACGGTTCCTCCGTCCCCACCACCGATCACTAGAACTT
It encodes the following:
- the speE gene encoding polyamine aminopropyltransferase, coding for MELWLDETLELPNGRALKIRVKEFLHSRKTPFQKIDVFESQSFGRMFTLDGVVMMTEADEFAYHEMIAHVPMMSHPNPEKVLVIGGGDGGTVREILKHPSVKEVHLCEIDKGVVDVCYEYFPEIANAMKDPRVKHAYEDGAKYVQDYKEYFDVICVDSSDPVGPAEVLFKRPFYETMAASLKQGGICTSQAESFYYHGKIIRELFQFIPEVFNHCGYYFTVVPTYPSGIIGFTYCSKGPDPYKVQPDPNRVPKGLKYYSTEIHKAAFTLPPFAQEYIVRK